A single genomic interval of Gossypium raimondii isolate GPD5lz chromosome 11, ASM2569854v1, whole genome shotgun sequence harbors:
- the LOC105786894 gene encoding uncharacterized protein LOC105786894 has protein sequence MLLRSGRRTSEFPVNTTGQQAEHSNPHVEPNVSEDINMANQTLKQLATPNLAAQPPSITFPALDRPLKLNSGFLNLLPKFNELPGEDPYRHVNEFIITCSTMQPDGIEEEQIKLRAFPFSLQGLAKDWLYYMPPGSFTTWTGLHKAFLEKFFPASRIGSIRKEICGIKQLVGESLYEYWERFKRLCASCPQHQISEQLLVQYFYEGLMPQDRGMIDAASGGALVDKTPEQAQNLIANMAQNTQQFGLRRSDLGKRMDEGQSSMMEAQLANLMAMVSKLMTGGNAKASLCGICCLEGHTTDMCPTLQEGEANAIFPNQRKYDPYSATYNEGWRDHPNLRYQNRATPPGFEQQNSRPYNSSQQQPNHQNLSAETKTHTMLEQMMKMMADQKKETDGRFQSLELAVKQLQTRASSTDVNLGNLHAQVNNRLPSQPVANPRDNVSAITLRSGKELRSSLKKAQNSNEVDETEVRKVQFSDSQEENLTLPKADLQPSQAAPKEAGKSRSQQSTTLRDTANFEQETRVPELRAQASQDANKQPRSYVPKAPFP, from the coding sequence ATGTTATTAAGGAGTGGACGACGAACATCAGAGTTTCCTGTTAACACCACCGGCCAGCAAGCTGAACATTCCAACCCCCACGTTGAGCCTAACGTTTCAGAGGATATCAACATGGCCAACCAGACCTTGAAGCAATTGGCCACTCCTAACTTGGCTGCGCAACCACCATCTATCACTTTTCCTGCCCTTGATAGGCCATTAAAGCTTAATTCAGGATTCCTGAACTTGTTGCCGAAATTCAATGAACTACCAGGTGAGGACCCTTACCGTCAtgttaatgaatttataataaCTTGTTCGACTATGCAGCCAGATGGCATTGAAGAGGAACAAATCAAGCTCCGAGCTTTTCCTTTCTCGTTACAAGGTTTGGCGAAGGACTGGTTATATTATATGCCGCCAGGTTCATTTACGACATGGACAGGGTTGCACAAAGCTTTTCTTGAGAAGTTCTTTCCGGCATCGAGAATAGGGTCAATCAGGAAGGAAATTTGTGGAATTAAGCAACTGGTAGGTGAGTCATTGTACGAGTACTGGGAAAGATTTAAACGGCTATGTGCGAGTTGTCCACAGCACCAGATTAGTGAACAGCTTTTAGTACAATATTTTTATGAGGGGTTGATGCCACAAGATCGAGGAATGATTGATGCAGCGAGTGGAGGTGCATTGGTTGATAAAACTCCGGAGCAAGCCCAAAATTTGATTGCCAATATGGCGCAGAATACACAGCAATTCGGTCTCAGGAGGTCTGATTTGGGTAAACGAATGGATGAGGGCCAGTCGAGTATGATGGAGGCTCAGTTAGCTAACTTAATGGCTATGGTAAGTAAATTGATGACTGGAGGTAATGCGAAAGCTTCACTATGTGGCATTTGTTGTTTGGAAGGACATACCACAGATATGTGTCCAACATTACAGGAAGGGGAAGCTAACGCCATCTTTCCAAATCAGAGAAAGTATGATCCATATTCAGCTACCTATAATGAGGGATGGAGAGACCACCCCAATCTCAGATACCAAAACCGTGCCACACCTCCGGGATTTGAGCAGCAAAATTCCCGACCATATAATTCGTCACAGCAACAACCCAACCATCAAAACCTTAGTGCTGAAACCaaaacccataccatgcttgaacaaatgatgaaaatgatggcTGATCAGAAGAAGGAAACCGATGGAAGATTTCAGTCTTTGGAATTGGCAGTGAAGCAGTTGCAAACCAGAGCTTCGTCGACCGACGTTAATCTTGGGAACTTACATGCACAGGTAAATAACCGGTTACCATCACAGCCTGTGGCAAATCCGAGGGATAATGTCAGTGCTATAACTTTGCGAAGTGGGAAGGAGTTGAGATCATCACTAAAGAAGGCCCAAAATAGCAATGAGGTGGACGAAACTGAGGTAAGAAAGGTCCAATTTAGTGATAGTCAAGAGGAAAATTTAACCTTGCCAAAGGCTGATTTACAACCATCGCAAGCAGCTCCAAAGGAAGCAGGGAAATCACGTTCACAACAGTCCACTACTTTGCGCGATACAGCAAATTTTGAGCAAGAGACAAGGGTTCCCGAACTTCGAGCTCAAGCAAGTCAAGATGCTAATAAACAGCCTCGGTCTTATGTGCCAAAGGCGCCGTTTCCATAG